Proteins encoded within one genomic window of Cellulomonas xiejunii:
- the ald gene encoding alanine dehydrogenase, with translation MQVGIPRETKSGEHRVALTPAGAQHLVAAGHEVLVETGAGAGSAIDDADYAAAGARIVPSAADAWSAALVCKVKEPEPAEHAYLRDDLTLFTYLHLAADPATTDALLGSGTTAIAYETVQLPDGSLPLLAPMSEVAGRLATQVGAYHLMRGPGGRGVLLGGVPGVDGAKVVVIGAGVVGRHAAQIAVGMRADVTVLDLSLPRLREIDDLFGGRVRALASSTWTIEHELLDADLVIGAVLLPGARAPRLVSDELVSRMRHGSVLVDVAVDQGGCFEGTRPTTHDDPTFRVHGSLFYCVANMPGAVPVTSTQALTSATLPYLTQLADSGWRAAASDDPALAGGLTTHGGRLLNEAVAQAHGRAWTPVAEVLARA, from the coding sequence ATGCAGGTCGGCATCCCGCGCGAGACCAAGAGCGGCGAGCACCGCGTCGCCCTCACCCCGGCAGGCGCGCAGCACCTGGTCGCGGCGGGCCACGAGGTCCTCGTCGAGACGGGCGCCGGCGCCGGGTCGGCGATCGACGACGCCGACTACGCGGCCGCCGGCGCACGCATCGTCCCGAGCGCGGCCGACGCCTGGTCCGCCGCGCTCGTCTGCAAGGTCAAGGAACCCGAACCGGCCGAGCACGCCTACCTGCGCGACGACCTCACCCTTTTCACCTACCTGCACCTCGCCGCCGACCCCGCCACGACCGACGCGCTCCTCGGCTCCGGGACCACCGCGATCGCCTACGAGACCGTGCAGCTGCCCGACGGGTCGCTGCCGCTGCTGGCGCCCATGAGCGAGGTCGCCGGCCGGCTGGCCACCCAGGTCGGCGCCTACCACCTCATGCGCGGCCCCGGCGGCCGTGGGGTGCTGCTGGGCGGTGTCCCCGGTGTCGACGGGGCCAAGGTCGTCGTGATCGGCGCCGGTGTCGTCGGCAGGCACGCCGCCCAGATCGCCGTCGGCATGCGCGCGGACGTCACGGTGCTCGACCTGTCGCTGCCGCGGCTGCGCGAGATCGACGACCTGTTCGGCGGACGCGTGCGTGCGCTCGCGTCGTCGACGTGGACGATCGAGCACGAGCTGCTCGACGCGGACCTCGTGATCGGGGCGGTCCTGCTGCCCGGTGCGCGAGCGCCACGCCTCGTGAGCGACGAGCTGGTCTCCCGCATGCGGCACGGGTCCGTCCTGGTCGACGTCGCCGTCGACCAGGGGGGCTGCTTCGAGGGCACCCGCCCCACCACGCACGACGACCCGACGTTCCGCGTGCACGGATCGCTCTTCTACTGCGTCGCCAACATGCCCGGCGCCGTGCCCGTGACCTCGACCCAGGCGCTGACCAGTGCCACGCTGCCGTACCTCACGCAGCTCGCCGACAGCGGCTGGCGTGCCGCGGCGTCGGACGACCCGGCGCTCGCGGGCGGTCTGACGACGCACGGCGGCCGGCTGCTCAACGAGGCCGTCGCGCAGGCGCACGGACGGGCGTGGACCCCGGTGGCCGAGGTGCTCGCGCGGGCCTGA
- a CDS encoding fructosamine kinase family protein, which yields MPASRPGAGPAGGTPVHRKARPGAPPGFFACEAAGLRWLAAAGGARVVEVIDVAHDHLDLVRLRHVPPDRDAARAFGAALARTHDAGADAFGVPPDGWPGDGWFGPLDAPLPMRAGRYSTWGPFLAECRVSPVATALRDAGLTTRDDDVAFDRLVALLHDGRWDDGDAPSRLHGDLWQGNVVWTAQGVTLIDPAAHGGHRETDLAMLALFGLPHLDDVLGAYQEVHPLRRGWRHRVGLHQLYPVAVHALLFGGGYVEQTRRVLHAARP from the coding sequence ATGCCTGCGAGCCGTCCGGGTGCGGGTCCGGCGGGCGGGACGCCCGTGCACCGCAAGGCGCGCCCGGGTGCGCCCCCGGGGTTCTTCGCGTGCGAGGCCGCCGGGCTGCGGTGGCTCGCCGCCGCGGGCGGGGCGCGCGTGGTCGAGGTGATCGACGTCGCGCACGACCACCTCGATCTCGTGCGGTTGCGGCACGTGCCGCCCGACCGGGACGCGGCGCGCGCCTTCGGCGCAGCGCTGGCGCGTACGCACGACGCGGGTGCCGACGCGTTCGGCGTCCCGCCCGACGGGTGGCCGGGCGACGGCTGGTTCGGCCCGCTCGACGCGCCGCTGCCGATGCGCGCGGGCCGGTACAGCACCTGGGGTCCGTTCCTCGCCGAGTGCCGCGTCTCCCCCGTCGCCACCGCCCTGCGCGACGCGGGGCTGACGACCCGTGACGACGACGTGGCGTTCGACCGGCTCGTCGCGCTGCTGCACGACGGACGGTGGGACGACGGCGACGCCCCGTCGCGGCTGCACGGTGACCTGTGGCAGGGCAACGTGGTGTGGACCGCCCAGGGGGTGACGCTCATCGACCCCGCGGCGCACGGCGGGCACCGTGAGACGGACCTGGCGATGCTCGCGCTGTTCGGGCTCCCGCACCTGGACGACGTGCTCGGCGCCTACCAGGAGGTGCACCCGCTGCGGCGCGGCTGGCGGCACCGGGTCGGGCTGCACCAGCTGTACCCGGTCGCGGTGCACGCCCTGCTGTTCGGTGGCGGTTATGTCGAGCAGACGCGACGCGTGCTGCACGCCGCCCGGCCCTGA
- a CDS encoding alpha/beta fold hydrolase: MHGTRTSSEIWHAQVSALRRGGHPTFAIDLPGHGTRSDERFTLDGALAAIDDAVQACPAPPLLVGLSLGGYVSLAYASKHEDRLAGVVLAGCSTEIKGKPLHLYRRASTRVTQWLGRGQGTWHVVTDMLSALAGYSPLRDLRRLLLPVWVVNGRRDPLRLDERRYLRALPGVRLTVVPRAGHDVNSHAPAAFNRVLLDALHELAAHTHVGPRTA, translated from the coding sequence GTGCACGGCACCCGGACCTCGTCCGAGATCTGGCACGCGCAGGTGTCCGCGCTGCGTCGCGGCGGCCACCCGACGTTCGCGATCGACCTGCCCGGGCACGGCACCCGCAGCGACGAGCGCTTCACGCTCGACGGCGCCCTCGCGGCGATCGACGATGCGGTCCAGGCGTGCCCGGCACCGCCGCTGCTGGTCGGGCTCTCGCTCGGGGGGTACGTGTCCCTGGCGTACGCGAGCAAGCACGAGGACAGGCTCGCGGGCGTCGTGCTGGCGGGTTGCTCGACCGAGATCAAGGGCAAGCCGCTGCACCTGTACCGTCGCGCGTCGACGCGCGTGACGCAGTGGCTGGGACGCGGGCAGGGGACGTGGCACGTGGTCACCGACATGTTGAGCGCGCTGGCCGGCTACTCGCCCCTGCGTGACCTGCGTCGCCTGCTGCTGCCGGTGTGGGTGGTCAACGGGCGGCGGGACCCGCTGCGCCTCGACGAGCGGCGCTACCTGCGCGCGCTGCCGGGCGTGCGTCTCACCGTGGTGCCGCGGGCGGGGCACGACGTGAACTCGCACGCGCCCGCGGCGTTCAACCGCGTCCTGCTCGACGCCCTGCACGAGCTCGCCGCGCACACGCACGTGGGCCCGCGCACGGCCTGA
- a CDS encoding metallophosphoesterase family protein yields the protein MERIAVLSDVHGNMTAFDAVLRDIDARGIDTVLNLGDVAGKGPRGSAAVARSRERCAVTVRGNWDDFLPHPDTVRDEALTWWYEELTADDHAWLMSLPLVHHVELSGRRIRLFHASARSVHVRVHFHHTVEEFDGMFATTELTGDGPAPTMVGYGDVHDAYIETWQGRTLFNVGSVGNPLDEPTASYVVLEGEPGADTAAPFSLQVVRVPYDVEAEIAVARDLRMPQREPYAIELRTAVYRGLHAERGLTAPDV from the coding sequence GTGGAGCGCATCGCGGTGCTGTCGGACGTGCACGGCAACATGACGGCGTTCGACGCGGTGCTGCGGGACATCGACGCCCGGGGCATCGACACGGTACTGAACCTGGGCGACGTGGCCGGCAAGGGCCCCCGCGGCTCGGCGGCCGTCGCCCGCAGCCGCGAGCGCTGCGCCGTCACCGTCCGCGGCAACTGGGACGACTTCCTGCCCCACCCGGACACGGTCCGCGACGAGGCGTTGACCTGGTGGTACGAGGAGCTGACCGCCGACGACCACGCGTGGCTGATGTCACTGCCCCTCGTGCACCACGTCGAGCTCAGCGGGCGGCGCATCCGCCTGTTCCACGCGTCGGCACGCAGCGTGCACGTGCGCGTGCACTTCCACCACACCGTCGAGGAGTTCGACGGCATGTTCGCCACGACGGAGCTGACCGGCGACGGTCCCGCCCCGACGATGGTCGGGTACGGCGACGTGCACGACGCGTACATCGAGACCTGGCAGGGACGCACGCTGTTCAACGTCGGAAGCGTCGGCAACCCGCTCGACGAGCCGACCGCGTCGTACGTCGTGCTGGAGGGCGAGCCAGGCGCGGACACCGCAGCGCCGTTCTCGCTGCAGGTCGTCCGCGTGCCGTACGACGTGGAGGCGGAGATCGCCGTGGCCCGGGACCTGCGGATGCCGCAGCGCGAGCCGTACGCGATCGAGCTGCGCACCGCGGTGTACCGCGGCCTGCACGCGGAACGCGGCCTGACGGCGCCGGACGTCTGA
- a CDS encoding alpha/beta fold hydrolase — MSSSASSTLSGTTVGETGAPVVFLHGLFGQGRNFTQIAKALAPEYRSLLLDLPNHGRSPWTEQFDYAATADLVAQHLRAELSGDGPVHVVGHSMGGKVAMLLALRHPEVVDRLVVADIAPASGGSLGEFAHLLDSLAAIDLTTLTRRGDADARLAERVHDARVRGFLLQNLRADGDGFRWQANLDLLRRDLPVIGGFPDTAGATFDGPVLWVAGDRSDYVRPEHAPAMRTLFPRTTLVTLKGAGHWVHSEQPEAFVSVLRTFLGADED, encoded by the coding sequence GTGAGCAGCAGCGCGTCCAGCACCCTGAGCGGCACGACCGTGGGCGAGACCGGTGCGCCGGTCGTCTTCCTGCACGGCCTGTTCGGCCAGGGGCGCAACTTCACGCAGATCGCCAAGGCGCTGGCGCCGGAGTACCGGTCGTTGCTGCTCGACCTGCCGAACCACGGCAGGTCGCCGTGGACCGAGCAGTTCGACTACGCCGCGACCGCCGATCTCGTGGCGCAGCACCTGCGGGCCGAGCTCTCCGGCGACGGGCCGGTCCACGTCGTCGGGCACTCGATGGGCGGCAAGGTCGCGATGCTCCTCGCGCTGCGCCACCCCGAGGTGGTGGACCGGCTCGTCGTCGCGGACATCGCCCCCGCGTCGGGCGGGTCCCTGGGGGAGTTCGCGCACCTCCTCGACAGCCTGGCGGCGATCGACCTGACGACGCTGACGCGCCGGGGCGACGCCGACGCCCGCCTGGCCGAGCGCGTGCACGACGCGCGGGTGCGCGGCTTCCTGCTGCAGAACCTGCGCGCCGACGGCGACGGGTTCCGGTGGCAGGCCAACCTCGACCTGCTGCGGCGCGACCTGCCGGTGATCGGCGGCTTCCCCGACACAGCCGGCGCCACCTTCGACGGCCCGGTGCTGTGGGTCGCGGGTGACCGCTCCGACTACGTGCGCCCCGAGCACGCACCGGCCATGCGCACGCTGTTCCCCCGCACGACCCTCGTGACCCTCAAGGGCGCGGGCCACTGGGTGCACTCCGAGCAGCCCGAGGCGTTCGTCTCGGTCCTGCGCACGTTCCTCGGGGCGGACGAGGACTGA
- the dinB gene encoding DNA polymerase IV, whose translation MSAATILHADLDAFYASVEQLLDPRLRGRPIAVGGSARGGVVLAASYEAKAYGVAGGMPGWRAARLCPSLQFVAGRFREYQPLADRVMDVLGDVTPVVERISIDEAFLDVAGSTHLFGTPAQIAALLRRRVRDEVGLPISVGVARTKHLAKIASQVAKPDGLVVVEPDREREFLEPLPVGLMWGVGPVARARLAERGITTIGELARTPSGAVEQILGRAVGARMSALSHNDDPRQVAGAGHARSVGAQSALGRQRVTPELVREVLSHLADRVAGRLRAKDRAGRTVTVRVRFPGMRSVTRSLTLPGPVATTLTLTEVAEQLVWQAIREQAQPEPEVTLLAVAVSGLVPQSALQLELPLLADDPRRPGSAPGAARWAVDRSVDAVRARFGNGAVGYLPTAMPRLRTVPDEFRELAEHEL comes from the coding sequence ATGTCCGCCGCGACGATCCTGCACGCCGACCTGGACGCCTTCTATGCGTCGGTCGAGCAGCTGCTGGACCCGCGACTGCGCGGCCGGCCCATCGCCGTCGGGGGCAGCGCCCGCGGTGGCGTCGTGCTGGCGGCCTCGTACGAGGCGAAGGCCTACGGCGTCGCGGGCGGCATGCCCGGCTGGCGAGCCGCGCGGCTGTGCCCGTCGCTGCAGTTCGTCGCAGGACGGTTCCGCGAGTACCAGCCGCTCGCGGACCGCGTCATGGACGTCCTGGGTGACGTGACGCCCGTCGTCGAGCGGATCTCCATCGACGAGGCGTTCCTCGACGTCGCCGGCTCCACGCACCTGTTCGGGACCCCGGCGCAGATCGCGGCGCTGCTGCGGAGACGGGTGCGGGACGAGGTCGGTCTGCCCATCTCGGTGGGCGTGGCCCGGACCAAGCACCTCGCGAAGATCGCGTCGCAGGTCGCCAAGCCCGACGGCCTGGTCGTCGTGGAGCCCGACCGGGAGCGCGAGTTCCTCGAGCCGCTGCCCGTCGGGCTGATGTGGGGCGTGGGTCCGGTGGCCCGCGCCCGGCTCGCCGAGCGCGGCATCACGACGATCGGGGAGCTCGCGCGGACGCCGTCCGGAGCCGTGGAGCAGATCCTCGGCCGGGCGGTCGGGGCGCGGATGTCGGCGTTGTCGCACAACGACGACCCCCGACAGGTCGCCGGGGCGGGCCATGCCCGCTCGGTCGGGGCGCAGTCCGCGCTCGGACGTCAACGGGTCACCCCGGAGCTGGTGCGCGAGGTTCTCAGCCACCTCGCCGACCGCGTCGCCGGACGGCTGCGCGCCAAGGACCGTGCCGGACGGACCGTGACGGTGCGCGTGCGGTTCCCCGGCATGCGCTCGGTCACACGGTCGCTCACGCTGCCGGGGCCGGTCGCGACGACCCTCACGCTCACCGAGGTGGCCGAGCAGCTCGTCTGGCAGGCGATCCGCGAGCAGGCGCAGCCCGAGCCGGAGGTGACCCTGCTCGCGGTCGCGGTGTCCGGGCTCGTGCCGCAGTCCGCCCTGCAGCTCGAGCTGCCGCTGCTGGCCGACGACCCGCGACGGCCGGGGTCGGCGCCCGGGGCCGCGCGCTGGGCGGTGGACCGGTCGGTCGACGCCGTCCGCGCCCGGTTCGGCAACGGCGCGGTCGGCTACCTGCCGACCGCGATGCCCCGGCTGCGGACCGTGCCCGACGAGTTCCGCGAGCTCGCGGAGCACGAGCTGTGA
- a CDS encoding cellulose binding domain-containing protein, giving the protein MRRTIGRAALTAVVSLGALVGAAALTPAVAAPSGSGPYPADYSTTGALPNHTIYRPANLPSERMPIVVWSNGACSADGTSAQNFLKEIASHGFLVISNGRPGGGGSSNSTWLTQAMDWAVAQNSNGQSSFFNRLDTSKIGVAGFSCGGVEAYAVSGDPRVTTTGIFSSGLLNDADDYQLRRLDHPIGYFIGGPSDIAYPNAMDDWGKLPAGLPAFMGNLNVGHGGTYHETNGGEFGRAAQLWFRWHLKGDTQAGRAFVGQSCGLCNTAWNVQQKNLTLVETTPTPTPTPTPTPTPTPTPTPTPSVTPTPSVTPTPTPPPASGACTASYKVANQWGEGFVADVTVTAGASLNGWVVRLELPSGAGVSHAWNGVRGSASSGSVTVTNADWNGRLGAGQSTAFGFQGTGNGSGATVTCEAA; this is encoded by the coding sequence ATGAGACGGACCATCGGACGGGCGGCGCTCACCGCCGTCGTGTCGCTCGGCGCACTGGTCGGCGCCGCCGCGCTGACCCCCGCGGTCGCCGCACCGAGCGGCTCAGGCCCGTACCCGGCGGACTACTCCACGACCGGGGCGCTGCCCAACCACACGATCTACCGTCCGGCGAACCTGCCGTCCGAGCGGATGCCCATCGTGGTGTGGAGCAACGGAGCGTGCTCCGCGGACGGGACGTCGGCCCAGAACTTCCTCAAGGAGATCGCCTCGCACGGGTTCCTCGTGATCTCGAACGGGCGGCCCGGTGGCGGTGGCAGCTCCAACTCCACGTGGCTGACGCAGGCCATGGACTGGGCGGTGGCCCAGAACTCGAACGGCCAGAGCAGCTTCTTCAACCGCCTGGACACCAGCAAGATCGGCGTCGCCGGCTTCTCGTGCGGAGGCGTCGAGGCCTACGCCGTGTCGGGAGACCCTCGCGTGACGACCACCGGGATCTTCAGCAGCGGTCTGCTCAACGACGCGGACGACTACCAGCTGCGTCGGCTCGACCACCCGATCGGCTACTTCATCGGGGGACCGAGCGACATCGCCTACCCGAACGCGATGGACGACTGGGGCAAGCTGCCCGCCGGTCTGCCCGCGTTCATGGGCAACCTCAACGTCGGTCACGGCGGGACGTACCACGAGACCAACGGCGGAGAGTTCGGCCGCGCGGCGCAGCTGTGGTTCCGGTGGCACCTCAAGGGTGACACGCAGGCCGGGCGCGCGTTCGTCGGGCAGAGCTGCGGGCTGTGCAACACGGCCTGGAACGTCCAGCAGAAGAACCTGACGCTCGTCGAGACGACGCCGACGCCCACCCCGACCCCGACGCCCACCCCGACGCCCACCCCGACGCCGACCCCGACGCCCAGCGTGACGCCCACGCCGAGCGTGACCCCCACGCCGACGCCGCCCCCGGCCTCGGGTGCGTGCACCGCGTCGTACAAGGTGGCGAACCAGTGGGGGGAGGGCTTCGTCGCGGACGTGACGGTGACCGCGGGTGCCTCTCTCAACGGCTGGGTCGTGCGCCTGGAGCTCCCCAGCGGTGCCGGGGTGTCCCACGCCTGGAACGGTGTGCGTGGCAGTGCGAGCAGCGGGTCCGTCACGGTGACGAACGCCGACTGGAACGGTCGTCTCGGGGCCGGCCAGAGCACCGCCTTCGGCTTCCAGGGCACCGGTAACGGGTCCGGTGCCACCGTGACGTGTGAGGCCGCCTGA
- a CDS encoding PaaX family transcriptional regulator: protein MTSHTLGAVDTPRVQAGPSPQHLLATVLGEYLDSSDARLPAAALVAVLAEFGISPGSTRAALARLVRRGLVASQGSGRSTTYHVRPDVIVHHHAVMHAFLAFGAQPRQWDGHWVVVSYSLPESGQPQRHAVRKALGARGFARLYDSVWISPAPDAVAVRESLRGLLTDVPGARWSVMRARFEDDPAGQGPANAYDLAGLAAAYRTFVADHAALRADVRARRVRPAQALVARATLMDAWRTFADTDPDLPAELLPASWPRPQARETFLEVHTALGPLAQERLIELMAPSWPDAASWVTHFVAADDPLAAPRGGRH from the coding sequence GTGACATCGCACACGCTCGGCGCCGTCGACACGCCACGGGTGCAGGCAGGCCCGAGCCCGCAGCACCTCCTGGCGACCGTCCTGGGGGAGTACCTGGACTCGTCCGACGCCCGGCTGCCGGCGGCGGCCCTCGTCGCCGTGCTGGCGGAGTTCGGCATCAGCCCGGGCAGCACGCGTGCCGCCCTGGCCCGGCTCGTGCGCCGGGGCCTGGTCGCCTCGCAGGGCAGCGGTCGCTCGACGACCTACCACGTGAGGCCGGACGTGATCGTGCACCACCACGCCGTCATGCACGCGTTCCTCGCGTTCGGCGCGCAGCCGCGGCAGTGGGACGGGCACTGGGTCGTCGTCTCGTACTCCCTGCCCGAGTCGGGGCAGCCGCAGCGGCACGCGGTGCGCAAGGCACTGGGCGCGCGAGGATTCGCGCGGCTCTACGACAGCGTGTGGATCAGCCCGGCGCCGGACGCGGTGGCGGTCCGGGAGTCGCTGCGCGGGCTGCTGACCGACGTCCCCGGCGCGCGGTGGTCGGTGATGCGCGCCCGCTTCGAGGACGACCCGGCGGGCCAGGGCCCGGCGAACGCCTACGACCTCGCCGGCCTCGCGGCGGCGTACCGCACGTTCGTCGCGGACCACGCGGCGCTGCGGGCGGACGTCCGCGCGCGGCGCGTGCGCCCCGCCCAGGCGCTGGTGGCCCGGGCGACCCTCATGGACGCGTGGCGCACCTTCGCCGACACCGACCCGGACCTGCCGGCCGAGCTGCTGCCGGCGTCCTGGCCTCGTCCGCAGGCGCGCGAGACGTTCCTCGAGGTGCACACGGCGCTCGGCCCCCTCGCGCAGGAGCGGCTGATCGAGCTCATGGCGCCGTCATGGCCGGATGCCGCCTCCTGGGTGACGCACTTCGTCGCCGCGGACGACCCGCTGGCAGCGCCGCGCGGCGGGCGGCACTGA
- a CDS encoding AI-2E family transporter, with translation MVDVSDTRSSPAVPSASARKVAGGRRNPAVIGRDDTAPRWLRRSAGVSWRLLVVLAAVVVVFYATSRVTLLFIAVFLALVFTAVLRPLVELLARVMPRGLATALSLLGGILFFLGMLTYVGYSIATQWNNLSKQFESGIKQITDFLESGTLPFTITNAQIAEWIENGVKWIQDHAGDLAGQVAASAGSVVEAFTAVALAVFCTVFFLARGATMWTWFLNQLPMRTRPTWITAGEAGWYTFSGYTRGTVIIALTDGIIAFLLLTLLRVPLAAPLAVLVLIGAFIPLIGAPAAMVVAMIVALAANGLWSAVFVGVGIALIGQLEGHILQPLIMGKQVSLHPVVVALAVTAGTLTAGILGAVISVPLVAVAWAIFSRLRTLDPPIQDEDVVDEDETTEDDADASELVG, from the coding sequence ATGGTCGACGTGTCGGACACCCGGTCGTCGCCCGCGGTCCCGAGCGCCTCTGCGCGCAAGGTCGCCGGGGGCCGGCGCAACCCCGCCGTCATCGGCCGGGACGACACGGCGCCCCGGTGGCTGCGGAGGTCGGCGGGGGTCTCGTGGCGGCTGCTCGTCGTCCTCGCCGCGGTGGTCGTCGTGTTCTACGCGACGTCACGCGTCACGCTGCTGTTCATCGCGGTCTTCCTGGCTCTGGTCTTCACCGCCGTGCTGCGTCCGCTGGTCGAGCTGCTGGCGCGGGTCATGCCGCGGGGCCTGGCGACCGCGCTGTCGCTGCTCGGCGGCATCCTGTTCTTCCTCGGGATGCTCACCTACGTCGGCTACTCGATCGCCACGCAGTGGAACAACCTGAGCAAGCAGTTCGAGTCCGGCATCAAGCAGATCACCGACTTCCTCGAGAGCGGCACGCTGCCGTTCACGATCACCAACGCGCAGATCGCGGAGTGGATCGAGAACGGGGTCAAGTGGATCCAGGACCACGCGGGCGACCTGGCGGGCCAGGTGGCGGCGAGCGCCGGCTCCGTCGTCGAGGCGTTCACGGCGGTTGCCCTGGCGGTCTTCTGCACCGTGTTCTTCCTGGCACGTGGCGCCACGATGTGGACCTGGTTCCTCAACCAGCTGCCGATGCGGACCCGTCCGACGTGGATCACGGCCGGGGAAGCCGGCTGGTACACGTTCTCGGGGTACACCCGCGGCACCGTGATCATCGCCCTGACCGACGGCATCATCGCGTTCCTGCTGCTCACGCTCCTGCGGGTGCCGCTCGCGGCGCCGCTGGCGGTCCTGGTCCTCATCGGTGCGTTCATCCCGCTCATCGGTGCGCCCGCCGCCATGGTCGTCGCGATGATCGTGGCGCTCGCGGCCAACGGCCTGTGGTCGGCGGTGTTCGTCGGGGTGGGCATCGCGCTCATCGGCCAGCTCGAGGGGCACATCCTGCAGCCGCTCATCATGGGCAAGCAGGTCTCGCTCCATCCCGTGGTGGTTGCGCTCGCGGTCACGGCGGGCACGCTGACCGCGGGCATCCTCGGTGCGGTGATCTCGGTTCCGCTGGTCGCCGTCGCCTGGGCGATCTTCTCGCGGCTGCGGACGCTCGACCCGCCGATCCAGGACGAGGACGTCGTCGACGAGGACGAGACGACCGAGGACGACGCCGACGCCTCGGAGCTCGTCGGGTAG
- a CDS encoding DUF3375 domain-containing protein, translating into MITRAEGAYLGAVRAFQNPMLDLLHKRHAPLVVSLLSLVFTVERPAVPVADAHTEVADALDQLRAAGHGDGLPTGSARDLCRQWADAGWLVRQVLDDDVEVYRLSAHAVGALEVAGRAGGVRARVSQSRVRTLLEAVERLALDADPDVMMRIARLDTEVKRLQAEIARLERTGEVDEVDDEELLEEAENVLHLVRELPADFARVAESIKAMQRDVVTALRQDQRPTGDVLREYLQRGEQVMDATPEGRAFAGALRLLGDPQRLDELSAQLDTVLRHRFATRLPSPQRAELREIVRRIEQGLDQVFAAQREASYVITAQVRNHDPLRDRQVDDLLRDVMTGMAAWLPDSRRGQAVTPLRRLPVADVEHLRQTPGDLRPARAPDALADWDDGADVADTDARAWGGPHYADLDAHLRTFGEDAPEVDLAAAFRAAPAELRRPVDLLGLLELAHQRGMTESDELAFVDAVRPDGTRRRFAFGATTTRTRDEDR; encoded by the coding sequence ATGATCACTCGTGCCGAAGGGGCGTACCTGGGCGCTGTCCGGGCGTTCCAGAACCCCATGCTGGACCTGCTGCACAAGCGGCACGCTCCCCTGGTCGTCTCGCTGCTGTCGCTCGTGTTCACGGTCGAGCGCCCTGCCGTACCGGTCGCCGACGCCCACACCGAGGTCGCCGACGCGCTCGACCAGCTGCGGGCGGCGGGGCACGGCGACGGGCTGCCGACCGGCTCGGCCCGCGACCTGTGCCGGCAGTGGGCGGACGCGGGCTGGCTCGTGCGACAGGTGCTGGACGACGACGTCGAGGTGTACCGCCTGTCTGCGCACGCGGTCGGGGCCCTCGAGGTCGCGGGGCGCGCCGGCGGCGTCCGGGCCCGGGTGTCGCAGTCGCGGGTGCGCACGCTGCTGGAGGCGGTCGAGCGGCTCGCGCTCGACGCCGACCCCGACGTCATGATGCGCATCGCACGCCTCGACACCGAGGTGAAGCGGCTGCAGGCCGAGATCGCGCGCCTCGAGCGCACGGGCGAGGTCGACGAGGTCGATGACGAGGAGCTGCTCGAGGAGGCCGAGAACGTCCTGCACCTCGTGCGTGAGCTGCCGGCGGACTTCGCGCGCGTCGCCGAGTCGATCAAGGCCATGCAGCGCGACGTCGTCACGGCGCTGCGCCAGGACCAGCGCCCGACTGGCGACGTGCTGCGCGAGTACCTGCAGCGCGGCGAGCAGGTCATGGACGCGACCCCGGAGGGACGCGCGTTCGCCGGTGCGCTGCGCCTGCTGGGCGACCCGCAGCGGCTCGACGAGCTGTCGGCCCAGCTGGACACCGTGCTGCGGCACCGGTTCGCGACCCGGCTGCCCTCGCCCCAGCGGGCCGAGCTGCGCGAGATCGTCCGGCGCATCGAGCAGGGCCTCGACCAGGTCTTCGCCGCGCAGCGTGAGGCGTCGTACGTGATCACGGCGCAGGTGCGCAACCACGACCCGCTGCGCGACCGGCAGGTCGACGACCTGCTGCGCGACGTCATGACGGGGATGGCCGCGTGGCTCCCGGACTCGCGCCGCGGGCAGGCCGTGACGCCGCTGCGCCGGCTGCCCGTCGCGGACGTCGAGCACCTTCGCCAGACGCCGGGCGACCTGCGCCCCGCCCGGGCGCCCGACGCGCTGGCGGACTGGGACGACGGCGCGGACGTGGCGGACACCGACGCCCGGGCGTGGGGCGGGCCGCACTACGCCGACCTCGACGCGCACCTGCGCACGTTCGGCGAGGACGCACCCGAGGTCGACCTGGCGGCGGCGTTCCGTGCCGCGCCGGCGGAGCTGCGCCGACCGGTCGACCTGCTGGGCCTGCTGGAGCTCGCGCACCAGCGCGGCATGACGGAGAGCGACGAGCTCGCGTTCGTGGACGCGGTCCGCCCCGACGGCACGCGCCGCCGGTTCGCGTTCGGCGCGACGACGACGAGGACGAGGGACGAGGACCGATGA